One Drosophila willistoni isolate 14030-0811.24 chromosome 2R unlocalized genomic scaffold, UCI_dwil_1.1 Seg167, whole genome shotgun sequence DNA segment encodes these proteins:
- the LOC6644346 gene encoding uncharacterized protein CG42266: protein MFCEEPKEVPEKRICRCKHCIFRNPDTVPWPEALNNEMAGKQKEPVKPIEEEIDPDRRSTIASMISITTNDELDKPRGTSLKGSSPAPAHHHHHHHQQPPTILLLVVNKPPEGYPGQVGCPGRCNAAGPPNLYNQPPPPGYGYGYNRTRYDPSYRDNRPPSFGAAYPDDGRGPSPNNWYQYGNAHPGNSPNGGNGQPNQVRTPDNYCRCLPTGGASRKRCGCKDEAAAKRRVCQCEAPPPTSPPPEKVITPTRTPPRSPPQEELVPPLETKQMGEYRCVSVPVCITHGKPACCDCCECDDQDDEDLEEQVSTCCCNNLEKCICLGPQGRQKPPACECNMTELERHLRHLMPNMECICFQEKPKKKRKKRKPPPPRKIYDRFANPPYVLEPKSCCLNRCRTVCCQPVGNSCYTQSYGGGCSPW, encoded by the exons ATGTTCTGTGAAGAGCCGAAAGAAGTGCCGGAAAAACGCATTTGTCGATGTAAACATTGTATTTTTCGTAACCCCGACACTGTCCCTTGGCCGGAGGCCCTTAATAACGAAATGGCGGGCAAACAGAAAGAGCCTGTCAAGCCGATAGAAGAAGAAATTGATCCGGATCGCAGATCGACTATAGCGTCAATGATAAGTATAACAACGAACGACGAATTGGACAAGCCCAGAGGTACCTCCTTGAAAGGGTCAAGTCCTGCACCAGCgcaccatcaccatcaccatcaccagcAGCCGCCAACCATTTTGCTCCTTGTGGTCAA CAAACCACCTGAAGGTTATCCAGGTCAAGTGGGATGTCCAGGTCGGTGCAATGCAGCGGGTCCACCTAA TTTGTACAATCAGCCACCGCCCCCTGGATATGGTTATGGTTACAATCGTACTCGCTA TGACCCAAGCTATCGGGATAATCGACCACCTTCCTTTGG GGCTGCATATCCAGACGATGGACGTGGTCCGAGTCCCAATAACTG GTATCAATATGGCAATGCACATCCAGGGAATTCACCTAATGG TGGCAATGGACAACCTAATCAGGTTAGAACACCGGATAATTACTGTCGTTGTTTGCCAACAGGGGGAGCTTCACGGAAACGCTGTGGTTGCAAGGATGAAGCAGCTGCCAAACGGAGGGTATGCCAATGTGAGGCACCACCTCCAACATCGCCACCACCAGAGAAAGTTATTACGCCAACGAGAACTCCACCGAGAAGTCCACCTCAAGAGGAGCTAGTGCCTCCATTAGAGACAAAACAAATGGGCGAATATCGCTGTGTCTCTGTGCCCGTATGTATAACTCATGGAAAACCCGCTTGCTGTGACTGCTGCGAGTGTGATGACCAGGACGACGAAGACTTGGAAGAGCAGGTTTCTACCTGCTGTTGCAATAATCTGGAGAAATGCATATGTTTGGGACCACAAGGACGTCAGAAGCCACCTGCGTGTGAGTGCAATATGACGGAATTGGAGCGTCATTTGCGTCATCTTATGCCCAATATGGAGTGCATATGCTTCCAGGAGAAACCGAAAAAGAAACGCAAGAAAAGGAAGCCACCGCCGCCACGAAAGATCTATGACCGTTTCGCCAATCCACCATATGTGCTTGAGCCAAAGTCCTGCTGCCTGAACCGCTGCCGGACAGTCTGCTGCCAACCCGTGGGCAATTCCTGCTACACTCAATCCTACGGTGGTGGATGCAGTCCCTGGTGA
- the LOC124459670 gene encoding uncharacterized protein LOC124459670 produces MYSMEPSGRLSKMRPMASIPITRATTSQRLRRVCVNIEANGCSYPPVRRRRRRFVNTITIPMPSMMYSSPYDEMQQQQMERLSSGQDYSIFHRTEMLANENTGHISNSSQATLCDDSARQESRYSIYDNKSITQSTINELKSIVEALEIKMQNEEESKVDPEPRPQEENESFQGSQLDILTHLMRETNDKLDAYIEQQAAIMSSNPLMQMNLMGKLKGCGRQRRNLPVLPLFVHTLPPAAPTSALPPLTPPPKPTACPMEGNDSFNSGQRQYRATPPRGDARRRRRPLRPAYIHLENRSCSTDDLEVLPRILLARSPAGNEAITPNLRDCGTTMWCPMKCCRQHFCGLSPTDGKEFQPLEEKDKIVTPVPYPMQPSPRTIETTISFEDDTITTPPPLPKTPPPPREQLLREKDYQVVSRNYDYDGSSSSSSSSHEMSFTSYIENRREFDLHDWYNNLEVIEHYFRAKNPNVQTSNKQLQTDIESTASTTSTSDIHHIIATTDKAVSTSEFQMKPLNIVSQCKNSSLKPQRPNEKRANQKPLNRSQIKVKFEGEKPKVANVGTSPMLESSSMQMPIPQQRRGLKFNTLDETLDRKTAGKQEESTWYRVASGSYHLPPYKGYPTCWS; encoded by the exons ATGTATTCAATGGAACCAAGTGGACGTCTCTCCAAAATGCGGCCAATGGCATCAATACCCATCACAAGAGCGACGACATCCCAACGTTTGCGTCGTGTTTGTGTTAATATTGAGGCTAATGGCTGCAGTTATCCCCCAGTGAGGAGACGTCGACGTCGTTTCGTTAATACGATAACAATCCCAATGCCATCTATGATGTATTCCAGTCCATATGACgaaatgcaacagcaacagatgGAACGTTTATCCTCTGGTCAAGACTATTCCATTTTCCATAGAACCGAAATGTTAGCCAATGAAAACACTGGCCACATAAGTAATTCATCTCAAGCCACTCTATGCGATGACAGTGCACGACAGGAATCACGATATTCCATATATGATAATAAATCTATTACACAGAGTACCATAAATGAGTTGAAATCTATTGTCGAAgcattggaaataaaaatgcagAACGAAGAAGAGTCCAAAGTTGACCCAGAGCCGAGACCCCAAGAGGAAAATGAATCTTTCCAGGGTTCTCAATTAGATATATTGACCCATCTTATGCGTGAGACCAACGACAAGTTGGATGCATATATTGAGCAACAGGCTGCCATAATGTCATCAAATCCTCTAATGCAAATGAATCTAATGGGTAAACTGAAGGGATGTGGTCGACAGCGACGTAATTTGCCTGTATTACCGTTATTCGTTCATACTTTGCCACCAGCAGCGCCCACGTCTGCACTTCCTCCACTGACACCTCCGCCAAAACCAACTGCTTGTCCTATGGAAGGCAATGATTCTTTCAATAGTGGCCAACGTCAATATCGAGCTACCCCACCGCGAGGAGATGcccgacgacgacgacgtcccTTGCGTCCTGCCTATATACATTTGGAGAATCGAAGTTGTAGCACTGACGACTTGGAGGTGTTGCCACGCATTTTATTGGCCAGATCACCGGCTGGAAATGAAGCAA TCACCCCAAACTTACGGGACTGCGGCACCACGATGTGGTGTCCCATGAAATGCTGCCGTCAACATTTCTGTGGCCTCTCACCCACTGATGGGAAAGAATTTCAACCCCTTGAAGAGAAGGATAAAATAGTAACCCCTGTACCATATCCCATGCAACCATCACCAAGGACCATAGAGACTACAATTTCATTTGAGGATGATACGATTACAACTCCACCACCGCTACCCAAGACGCCCCCACCACCACGAGAGCAATTGCTTCGGGAAAAGGACTATCAGGTGGTCAGTAGAAACTACGATTACGATGGTTCTAGTTCTAGCTCCAGTTCATCGCACGAAATGAGCTTTACCtcatatatagaaaatagGCGCGAATTCGATCTCCACGACTGGTATAACAATCTGGAAGTTATAGAGCACTACTTTAGGGCTAAAAACCCTAATGTACAGACCAGCAATAAGCAGCTACAAACGGACATTGAGTCAACGGCATCCACAACATCGACAAGTGATATACATCATATTATAGCCACCACCGATAAGGCAGTAAGCACCTCCGAGTTTCAGATGAAACCCTTAAACATAGTGTCCCAATGCAAAAATTCCTCCCTCAAACCCCAACGCCCTAACGAGAAAAGGGCTAATCAGAAACCTTTAAATCGCTCTCAGATCAAGGTAAAGTTTGAGGGAGAAAAACCAAAAGTTGCAAATGTAGGAACTAGTCCCATGCTCGAATCGAGTTCAATGCAAATGCCAATACCTCAGCAAAGACGTGGACTGAAATTTAATACTCTTGACGAGACTTTAGACCGCAAAACTGCTGGCAAGCAAGAAGAGTCCACCTGGTATAGAGTAGCAAGCGGTTCATATCATTTACCACCCTACAAGGGTTATCCAACCTGCTGGAGTTAG
- the LOC6644344 gene encoding 39S ribosomal protein L4, mitochondrial, giving the protein MFKNILTRSRQLINPVARNLSLTTKQSNVAAESEAASTAPAPLAAPLILVQNYTEYPPVNRNANRQAWIENTDTVAERKVGLIELHPDVFAAQPRVDIIQENVEWQRKYRYVSMAHAKTRAEVRGGGRKPWPQKGQGRARHGSIRSPLFKGGGVIHGPRSPTTHFYMLPFYKRVLGLTSTLSVKLAQDDLHIIESTDIPTTEPQFIKDLIDERQWGPSVLIVDKADIFPENICYATDELGFVNLMPTFGLNVYSMLKHDTLVLTVDAVKHLEQRLLYQLHRNDAISKGDKFKLDQV; this is encoded by the exons atgtttaaaaacatCCTAACCAGATCCCGGCAGCTAATAAATCCGGTGGCTCGTAATCTATCCTTAACCACCAAACAGAGCAATGTAGCTGCCGAATCCGAGGCTGCAAGCACAGCGCCGGCTCCGTTGGCCGCTCCTTTGATTTTggtccaaaactacaccgaaTACCCGCCCGTGAATAGGAACGCAAATCGGCAGGCATGGATAGAGAATACGGATACAGTAGCCGAGCGTAAAGTAGGTCTCATAGAACTCCATCCGGATGTATTTGCGGCGCAACCGCGAGTGGATATCATTCAGGAAAATGTTGAATGGCAGCGTAAATATCGTTATGTAAGCATGGCTCATGCCAAGACCCGAGCTGAAGTACGCGGAGGAGGACGAAAACCTTGGCCACAGAAGGGTCAGGGAAGAGCCCGACATGGTTCGATACGTTCACCTCTGTTTAAAGGAGGCGGCGTCATTCATGGACCACGCTCGCCCACCACTCATTTTTATATGTTGCCCTTCTATAAGCGTGTTCTGGGCTTGACCTCCACATTGAGTGTTAAATTGGCCCAAGATGATTTACACATCATTGAATCAACAGATATACCCACTACGGAGCCGCAGTTCATCAAGGATCTTATCGACGAGCGTCAATGGGGTCCATCCGTGCTGATAGTGGACAA GGCCGATATTTTCCCAGAGAATATTTGCTATGCCACTGACGAATTGGGCTTTGTTAATTTGATGCCTACCTTCGGTTTGAATGTCTACTCCATGCTGAAACATGACACATTGGTGCTGACTGTGGATGCAGTCAAACATTTGGAGCAGCGTTTGCTTTATCAATTGCATCGCAACGATGCGATCAGCAAGGGAGACAAATTCAAACTTGATCAAGTTTAG
- the LOC124460344 gene encoding uncharacterized protein LOC124460344 translates to MVTHRRRRRATKQEQATQSQDGSQHMMPTLVKPSPPTNSGIMVLPSLSRDPHLVQAMQQCLSNHSLLSRRCHRPKSKGYPRKLHKLLTVKPFQRRKEAGKMPPIDSRSWRTLNPSATGNPYMSGRSGHSLKPFERSRGSSRSRHSSSFYPSTWQLEDDSIKKNEKIIDSKNSLEEIIHCACLNRTTYDHRLNVPLKTDTACQCRLKRSREKAIQMPSTRIRSRTSCKLKRLKHLISKHLFSVVAQQTQTSLKSNSHKGKVSSLGNSSLHQCRAYSGEEDNSKNTNKKVAKFKNYGGYSPSETSFEDTQERPAEHLSRIEKISKPPQRRPSDPPRIQRENSGRHMDCDIQGPPWSLHLANVKEIERYAARSADCDYCETVCPKRDICQCEYEDYYDEYDNDEDYNDNDEKYNDYDNDGDGDAEEDGIADGDGDANDWASKSVIVENSEKGQEDENSTNTQEDLDDNEDAEVVEEVAPVNEDSRVDVDDKKDENKDSSHQRDSSKTKKWKNVGFCPDVTCNRKCGHCSKVQRETECDCENSVRGRNGGPPRYTNRGICKCCQCSRTPSSNRLNRDNRGFCAAAKCDRKCRRCREVMTQTSKEGLTKELPSEEQDEKSTNPKKQSTNLRSDRSSQLNTNNVRRESPRQTKSSRKTVSTDKQRSTDSQQSLDNGSQNSGKTDQRISRDSPTKMESQSKEESQGSVDNRSTNSRRSPANVQRRSRDSPTKMESQSKEESQGSVDNRSTNSRRSPANVQRRSCDSPTKMDSQSREGSQRSVDNRSTTSPRSVKTDQGRSRDSPRRIESQSKEESQGSLDNRSTNSRRSPANDQRRSRDSPTKMESQSREGSQRSVDNRSTTSPRSVKTDQGRSRDSPRRIESQSKEESQGSLDNRSTNSRRSSANDQRRSRDSPKKIESQSKEGSPQDTGSRRSTITETRRSPDLSKEGSQRSMDTKATDSRDYRNRISKTVEVEEDISFTKNRDRSSSDDQSKRKESRRNSKSGEGLLESSISRHGGPKENTSKLTTRESLGEVPVNVENYANEDVKRDAPDKKHCGDSKCFSQCRPCSEAVTQTYFSPEFMLRCYCPCAEAVTQTSYRCLCCRRCGVAMRRARCGEASSRRRDSGTEASTFSGKYSQISKYGPDRFCYCTENRKNSSKSMFNKFTNHSRRSSIDRRYRQTELQHFPNYPKAYHCGDKSCTPSHLQAECNYPSVAIGSQSDLKQIIDILHKAVNGLELQQNTKEEIPPRNGAKGGRDVPLSNQGSYADYQQPQQPCIKNSCPLNHPHYATQKMQPHYCQNNKACPLNVQLYALNEYSKQQSINQNSGKPIRKSQREDRSLPLSIPKVPSPNYKDQRFNTQDRRSQDPTLSSSNPELKSPRFKDFNTQGKNSNDRYPLLHLTKLPGLMSFQTNKDDQGLPAKYSRHIEDINHKDRMSKQDQASIYQSSAADAQNYTKRQGSDPNIMPNGNANIEGQTLYYQGQILSSTKPDIKGRRTSYPPLNQNYQSQISPISYQDQREERRTMPTRRQSGQAIQNPQDSSNMYHLRPVRFQVSEPIYQRDPSSLHEERIFSTSQSLDETKPQLYSANDCIEDVKFTHPYGLNEPFNQTMQKYNKYPEYCQDQVEYKTKKHQEYICDKSPCPQKLYHHLQASNSSCRVGFTDPQVPMDNKLRKISGQSGDFLNDEQSHMMQMQLANGQRSNLSPKIQSKWPQTCNPINTLNGNSFLIKQHFWPSKDKDNRNQMITRDFLPNCESNPGIVPIWPQPKKLQGRNSTIALNKSSFLTEQNCWTSEKPGENSILNCDCKNREDIPTTPVSRFKHTNSNVALSRLSSYDKHILRDFEKSKRVPQPTSEKSKKVPQPISEETSSGCECEEPPKCPCSDQSNQSDQRNPRPACLCSGCMEKLKRENEHIHYDAEPKTSKVKFACCKMPKREKKEAPKQVEPKKERREKPRKVETKPSRGLFACCKKEKGDKKMEPKTTREKEKKETEKKPSRGIFACCKKREKEKKETSKEVESKPSKGLFPCCKKSKKEKKEIPKENEPKAKSSKNLFACCKRPKKEKEEKPKDTEPKARSSKNLFSCCKRPKKEKEETPKDAKPKSKPSKNLFSCCILSKKEKKEASKDAESKASKKEKKETSKDVKSKRSCSFTPCWKGEKSENEKPEPPPKPPRTGNIYDEEIECPCPKPRQVEEVKVLFDCSSRFCDCSSEEEVTICYNPRTRQIPDHEGHNYVICNKLESPPIYTCCRPPTRSVESYESTSSNSSCDCDSSADSSDENDDESQNANHFYNIFTTQNSNNTNCNCNLRRR, encoded by the exons ATGGTCACTCATCGTAGGAGGAGACGTGCTACCAAGCAGGAGCAGGCAACGCAAAGTCAAGATGGCAGTCAGCATATGATGCCCACCCTGGTGAAGCCTAGTCCACCGACAAATAGCGGCATAATGGTGTTGCCCTCACTCTCACGAGATCCTCATCTAGTGCAGGCAATGCAACAATGTCTATCCAATCACTCGCTCTTGAGTCGCCGTTGTCATAGGCCTAAATCTAAAGGATATCCTCGGAAATTGCACAAATTACTCACAGTGAAACCGTTTCAAAGAAGAAAGGAAGCGGGTAAAATGCCACCAATTGATTCCCGATCATGGCGTACATTAAATCCTAGTG CTACAGGCAATCCTTATATGAGCGGACGCTCTGGTCATAGTTTGAAACCTTTTGAACGCTCCCGTGGTAGCTCACGATCTCGACACAGTTCATCCTTTTATCCCTCAACCTGGCAGCTGGAGGATGATTCAAttaagaaaaacgaaaagataATTGATTCTAAAAACAGTCTCGAAGAGATAATCCATTGTGCTTGTCTAAATCGCACGACCTACGATCATCGATTGAACGTTCCCCTCAAGACAGATACGGCGTGTCAGTGTCGATTGAAACGAAGTCGCGAGAAGGCCATTCAAATGCCATCCACACGGATACGATCACGGACTTCTTGCAAACTGAAAAGGCTCAAGCATTTGATCTCAAAGCATTTGTTCTCCGTCGTGGCTCAGCAAACGCAAACCTCGTTGAAGAGTAATTCGCATAAAGGAAAGGTCAGCAGCTTGGGCAATTCCAGTTTGCATCAATGCCGTGCGTACAGTGGGGAAGAGGACAACAGCAAGAATACCAACAAAAAGGTGgccaaatttaaaaactatgGTGGTTACTCTCCATCCGAGACAAGTTTCGAAGATACCCAAGAACGTCCAGCGGAGCATTTATCGCGAATCGAAAAGATCAGTAAGCCACCGCAACGTAGACCTTCCGATCCACCAAGGATCCAGCGAGAAAATAGTGGAAGACACATGGATTGTGATATTCAGGGTCCACCTTGGAGCCTACATTTGGCTAACGTCAAAGAGATCGAGAGATATGCGGCTAGATCTGCAGATTGTGACTATTGTGAAACAGTGTGCCCCAAAAGAGATATATGCCAATGTGAGTATGAGGATTACTACGACGAGTATGATAACGATGAGGAttataatgataatgatgagaAATACAATGATTACGACAACGATGGAGATGGGGATGCCGAAGAAGATGGGATTGCGGATGGGGATGGTGATGCCAATGACTGGGCGTCAAAATCTGTCATAGTGGAAAACTCTGAGAAGGGCCAAGAAGATGAAAATAGCACTAACACTCAGGAAGATCTCGATGACAATGAAGATGCTGAAGTTGTGGAAGAAGTAGCTCCTGTCAATGAAGATTCTCGAGTTGATGTTGACGACAAAAAAGATGAGAACAAAGATTCATCGCACCAAAGGGATAgttcaaaaactaaaaagtggaaaaatgtagGATTTTGTCCGGATGTTACTTGCAATCGCAAATGTGGACACTGTTCGAAAGTACAAAGGGAAACCGAATGCGACTGCGAAAATTCAGTCAGGGGTAGAAATGGAGGACCACCTAGATATACGAACAGAGGCATATGCAAGTGCTGCCAGTGTTCAAGGACTCCGAGTTCTAATCGATTAAAta GAGATAATAGAGGGTTTTGTGCCGCTGCTAAATGCGATCGCAAATGTCGTCGCTGTCGTGAAGTTATGACTCAAACATCCAAAGAAGGTTTAACAAAAGAATTACCATCAGAAGAGCAAGATGAAAAATCAAcaaaccccaaaaaacaatCTACAAATCTCAGATCGGATAGATCCAGTCAATTGAATACCAATAATGTCCGCAGAGAAAGTCCTCGCCAAACTAAAAGCTCCCGGAAAACGGTTTCAACTGACAAGCAACGATCCACTGATAGTCAACAATCACTGGATAATGGATCTCAAAATTCCGGCAAAACAGATCAGCGCATTTCTCGTGACAGTCCAACAAAGATGGAAAGTCAATCGAAAGAAGAAAGTCAAGGTTCAGTTGATAATCGGTCTACCAATTCACGGAGATCGCCCGCAAATGTTCAGCGCCGTTCTCGTGACAGTCCAACAAAGATGGAAAGTCAATCGAAAGAAGAAAGTCAAGGTTCAGTTGATAATCGGTCTACCAATTCACGGAGATCGCCCGCAAATGTTCAGCGCCGTTCTTGTGACAGTCCAACAAAGATGGACAGTCAATCGAGAGAAGGAAGTCAACGTTCAGTTGATAATCGCTCAACAACTTCACCGAGATCCGTCAAAACTGATCAGGGCCGTTCTCGTGACAGTCCCAGGAGGATAGAAAGCCAATCGAAAGAAGAAAGTCAAGGTTCACTTGATAATCGGTCTACCAATTCACGGAGATCGCCCGCAAATGATCAGCGCCGTTCTCGTGACAGTCCAACAAAAATGGAAAGTCAATCGAGAGAAGGAAGTCAACGTTCAGTTGATAATCGCTCAACAACTTCACCGAGATCCGTCAAAACTGATCAGGGCCGTTCTCGTGACAGTCCCAGGAGGATAGAAAGCCAATCGAAAGAAGAAAGTCAAGGTTCACTTGATAATCGGTCTACCAATTCACGGAGATCATCCGCAAATGATCAGCGCCGTTCTCGTGACAGTCCAAAAAAGATAGAAAGTCAATCGAAAGAAGGAAGTCCACAGGATACTGGATCCCGAAGGAGTACCATAACTGAAACACGTCGATCTCCTGATCTCTCAAAAGAGGGAAGTCAACGTTCAATGGATACCAAGGCGACAGATTCTAGAGATTACAGAAACAGAATATCAAAAACCGTTGAGGTCGAAGAAGATATTTCTTTCACAAAGAACAGAGATCGAAGTTCATCGGATGATCAATCCAAGAGAAAAGAGAGCCGCAGGAATTCAAAAAGTGGCGAAGGACTACTAGAGAGTTCTATAAGCAGACATGGTGGACCTAAGGAAAATACTAGTAAGTTAACTACCAGAGAATCTCTAGGAGAAGTTCCAGTAAATGTggaaaattatgcaaatgaaGATGTTAAAAGAGATGCACCGGATAAAAAACATTGTGGTGACTCAAAATGCTTTAGCCAATGCCGTCCATGTTCTGAGGCTGTGACACAAACTTATTTCTCTCCAGAATTCATGCTAAGATGCTATTGTCCCTGTGCAGAGGCAGTGACTCAAACAAGTTATCGATGCTTGTGCTGTCGGCGCTGTGGTGTTGCCATGAGGCGAGCTCGCTGTGGCGAGGCGAGCTCACGCCGAAGGGATAGTGGGACAGAGGCAAGCACATTTAGTGGTAAATATTCCCAAATTTCCAAGTACGGACCAGATAGATTTTGTTACTGTACGGAAAATCGAAAAAATTCCTCGAAAAGTATGTTCAACAAATTTACTAATCATAGCCGAAGATCATCTATTGATCGTAGATATAGACAAACTGAACTACAACATTTTCCCAACTACCCAAAAGCATATCATTGTGGTGATAAAAGCTGTACTCCGAGCCATCTGCAGGCAGAATGCAATTATCCGAGTGTGGCAATTGGCAGTCAGAGCGATCTGAAACAGATCATAGATATCTTGCATAAAGCAGTAAATGGTTTGGAACTTCAACAGAATACTAAAGAAGAAATTCCACCACGCAATGGCGCAAAGGGAGGTCGAGATGTACCCTTAAGCAATCAGGGGAGCTATGCGGACTaccaacaaccacaacaacccTGTATAAAAAATTCGTGTCCACTAAATCATCCTCATTATGCTACTCAAAAGATGCAACCGCATTACTGCCAGAATAATAAAGCATGTCCTCTAAATGTTCAGTTATATGCCCTTAATGAATATTCCAAACAACAGTCAATTAACCAAAATTCAGGAAAACCCATTCGAAAAAGTCAACGCGAGGACCGCAGTTTGCCGTTGTCTATCCCAAAAGTTCCTTCTCCAAATTATAAAGATCAACGTTTTAATACTCAAGACCGAAGGAGTCAGGATCCAACTTTAAGTTCTTCAAATCCTGAACTCAAGTCTCCTAGATTTAAGGACTTTAATACGCAAGGAAAAAACTCTAACGATAGGTATCCATTATTGCACCTTACAAAACTGCCAGGTTTAATGTCTTTTCAAACAAATAAAGATGACCAAGGATTACCTGCAAAGTATTCACGTCATATAGAAGACATAAATCACAAAGATCGAATGTCTAAACAAGATCAGGCTTCAATATATCAATCGTCAGCTGCAGATGCGCAGAATTATACCAAAAGGCAGGGTTCAGATCCGAATATAATGCCGAATGGGAATGCGAATATTGAAGGTCAGACTTTATATTATCAAGGTCAGATATTATCATCTACAAAACCTGATATTAAGGGTCGTAGAACATCATATCCcccattaaatcaaaattatcaAAGCCAAATTTCGCCAATTTCGTATCAGGACCAAAGGGAAGAAAGAAGAACTATGCCAACTCGTCGACAAAGTGGTCAAGCTATTCAAAATCCCCAAGATTCTTCTAATATGTATCACTTAAGACCTGTGAGATTTCAGGTAAGTGAGCCTATTTACCAGCGGGATCCCAGCTCTTTGCATGAGGAAAGGATATTTAGCACTTCACAAAGTTTAGACGAAACCAAACCTCAATTGTATTCAGCTAATGACTGCATCGAAGACGTAAAATTTACTCATCCTTATGGATTAAACGAGCCTTTTAATCAGACTATGCAAAAGTATAATAAATACCCTGAATATTGCCAAGATCAGGTAgaatataaaactaaaaaacatcAAGAATATATCTGTGATAAGTCGCCATGTCCACAAAAATTATATCATCACCTTCAAGCGTCCAATTCCTCTTGTCGCGTAGGCTTTACCGATCCTCAAGTACCAATGGATAATAAATTGCGTAAAATTAGTGGTCAATCGGGTGATTTTTTAAACGATGAACAAAGTCACATGATGCAAATGCAATTAGCAAATGGGCAGAGGAGCAATTTGAGCCCAAAAATCCAATCCAAATGGCCACAAACATGTAATCCAATTAATACCCTCAATGGAAACAGTTTTCTTATAAAGCAACACTTTTGGCCGTCTAAGGATAAAGATAATCGCAATCAAATGATTACAAGAGATTTCCTACCAAACTGTGAGTCAAATCCAGGCATAGTACCCATATGGCCGCAACCTAAGAAGCTACAAGGAAGAAATTCCACGATTGCTTTAAATAAAAGTAGTTTCTTAACGGAACAAAATTGTTGGACAAGTGAAAAGCCAGGGGAAAATAGTATTCTAAACTGCGATTGTAAAAATAGAGAGGATATCCCAACTACTCCTGTTTCCCGTTTCAAGCATACCAATTCTAACGTGGCCCTATCAAGACTTAGCAGTTATGATAAACACATTTTAAGAGATTTCGAGAAATCTAAAAGAGTTCCTCAACCAACATCTGAGAAATCCAAAAAAGTTCCTCAACCAATATCTGAAGAGACATCATCGGGTTGTGAATGTGAGGAACCTCCCAAATGCCCTTGCTCGGATCAATCAAATCAATCTGACCAAAGAAATCCAAGACCTGCATGTCTCTGTTCCGGCTGCATGGAGAagctaaaaagagaaaatgaaCATATCCATTACGATGCTGAGCCCAAGACCTCCAAGGTAAAGTTTGCTTGCTGTAAGATGCCAAAACGAGAGAAGAAAGAAGCCCCGAAACAGGTggaaccaaaaaaagaaagacgAGAAAAACCCAGAAAAGTGGAGACGAAACCTTCGAGGGGACTTTTTGCATGCTGCAAGAAGGAAAAAGGCGATAAAAAAATGgagccaaaaacaacaagagagaaagagaaaaaggagACGGAAAAGAAGCCTTCGAGGGGAATTTTCGCATGCTGCAAGAAACgcgagaaagagaaaaaagaaacctcCAAAGAAGTGGAGTCAAAGCCATCCAAAGGACTGTTTCCTTGCTGTAAGAAATctaaaaaagagaagaaagaaatacCCAAGGAGAATGAGCCAAAGGCGAAATCATCCAAAAATCTTTTCGCATGTTGTAAAAGACCCAAAAAAGAGAAGGAAGAAAAACCCAAAGACACTGAGCCAAAGGCGAGATCATCCAAAAATCTTTTCTCATGCTGTAAAAGACCTAAAAAAGAGAAGGAAGAAACACCTAAGGATGCTAAGCCAAAGTCGAAGCCTTCCAAGAATCTTTTCTCTTGCTGCATATTatcaaaaaaagagaaaaaagaagcATCCAAGGACGCAGAATCGAAAGCGtctaaaaaagagaaaaaagaaacgtCCAAGGATGTCAAATCAAAGAGATCCTGCAGTTTCACACCTTGCTGGAAAGGAGAGAAGtcggaaaatgaaaaacccGAGCCACCGCCGAAGCCACCAAGAACCGGAAACATATACGATGAGGAAATTGAATGCCCATGCCCTAAGCCCAGACAAGTTGAAGAGGTCAAGGTACTTTTTGATTGCAGTTCTCGATTCTGCGATTGTTCCAGTGAGGAAGAAGTAACCATCTGCTATAATCCCCGAACTCGCCAGATACCAGACCACGAAGGACACAATTATGTGATATGTAATAAACTTGAATCGCCACCAATTTACACTTGTTGTCGACCTCCGACTAGATCAGTTGAGAGCTACGAATCGACGAGTTCGAATAGTTCATGTGATTGCGATTCCTCGGCAGACTCCTCCGATGAAAATGATGACGAATCACAAAATGCAAATCATTTCTATAACATATTCACAActcaaaattcaaataatacaaattgtaattgtaatttacGAAgaagataa